DNA from Eucalyptus grandis isolate ANBG69807.140 chromosome 5, ASM1654582v1, whole genome shotgun sequence:
TATTTTGCTGACGGACTTCATTTCATTCGTAAGAGTAAAATTCCGATAGTAACTCaagatttcttttgaaatgacgCCGTTTGGCACGGTCAAATCTAAGTAAATATTCTAAGTACTATACAACATTACAGTCGATAGTAAATGAgatgttggaagtttgtttgtttacaaacaaagtgtatgtttccttgtcgcacatagaaaaagtaaaagaaagtgGGCCAATTAATAAATGTGAGGTTTCTTTAGTGTACCTAAAGAAATAATTGAGTGTGGGCTAGACCTCATCATACTCTCGTTCAGTTTGCAATCTTTCGCAAAGGGTTGCATTTATTcgttttttcaacttctttctaATGGACGCCTTTGTTCATCTGCACAATCTTTTGAAAGgatgcatttgttcattttgcaacatttcacgaagagttgccaCTATTTATACATATGTTCACTTTTCAACCTTTCATGAAGAGTTGCCACTGTTTATGTATACATGTCAGTTTTCAGAAGAACAATGTGTGTGatcattttatcttttcaagccttctttctaaaagaaaaaaaaaagctacagccatcttttcaattgtttcctagagagatcctgaaaaaaaatactagaattgatatttagtattctcattttgagactttgttgtatcctagaGAAAATTTGTCAGTGACTATTCGTAACGTTGTGGGGTAgataaatctttaaaaaaaaaaatgatatcacaCCTCCCGACTTCATTTTTATCCAATTCAAAGCCACATTTTCCCAACATGAGAAAGGCGAGAGTACAACAGCTTTTTGAGAATAACCTTTATTTCAGTGATATACACATATATCCCCCTTCAAAAGACATCATtttcgaataaaataaaagatagaCATCATCGAGGCATTTGCTTAAAGTCAAACACATCCAGACGAGACCTTTCGATCAATAGAAATATGCTGGCATCTTCCGCGGGAGCTTGGGAGGCTCTGCCTTCAAGTTTAAAACGTCCATTGCCGTTTCAATCGAAGGCCGAGACCTAGCAACGGGATGGGCACACCACAGCCCCGCGATCATCAAAGCTTTCGCCTGTTTCTTGTCGAAATTTCTGCCAAGCCTTGTGTCCACGGCATCGAGCAACTTCGTGGGCCCATATTGCTCCCAAACCCACACTACAAGGTTTTCTGGGTCTCGTTTTAGGTCGACGGCTCTTCTCCCACGTACTATTTCCAAAAGGACAACTCCAAAACTGTAGATGTCGGATTCTTTGCTTGCCTTCCTCGTTTGATGGTATTCAGGATCCCAGTAACCCGGTGTTCCTACCACTCGGGTTGTCCTTTGCTCTCTGTTGTGGTGGCCGAGCTTAGCCAAGCCGAAATCTCCCAATTTGACTATGAACGCTTCATTGAGCATAACGTTGCTGGATTTGATATCTCTATGAATCACACAATGAGGCCTTTTTTTGTGCAGGTAGCACAGTGCTGAGGCTAATCCCAAAGCGATGTTGTACCTCCTTTCCCATGTCAACAAGGAGCTGCGTTTAAACAGATGATCGTACAAGTTACCTCCTCCAACGAATTCGTAAACCAGGGCGAGTATATTCGCCTCGTGACAATAGCCTATAAGTGTCACCAAGTTTTCGTGACTAAGTTGGCTCATTGAGATCACCTCAGATATATAATCCGTTATCCCTTGGTGTGCACCAGAGATTATTTTCTTCACAGCTACCGGTGTGCGAGCCTCTCCTATATGCCCTTTGTACACGATCCCGGACGCTCCTTCTCCCAATTTCTGGTCATTTGCAAAAGAATTGGTGGCCATCCTCAACTCCTCATAGGAGAACTTCTGGGGTCCACCGTGGTTTGCTGACTCTTCCGTCGATATCGGTGCACGGGCAACCTCTGACCTATCACGTACCCAATCAACAACCTTCATTGCCAATACGATCAATAAAATCATGGTGATGGATGCCACCCGGAGCAGAAGCCAGTAGCTAAGCCTTAACACCCCCAAGAGCAATGGCCAAAAGCTTAGCAATGCCACCCAGAGCAGTCGAAAGTAGCCAAACAATGCCACCCAGAGCAGTCGCCAGAAGCCATCTTCATAAAGGAGGACGATGAGAAGCGCCAATGCAACAACAATGGCAGCTGCGGCAACATCGTCACTATCTCTGGCAAACATGAACACATCAACAGTCAGCAACTAATTTTACAGCTACTCTCAGTAGAATGTCTCATGAGAAAccaagtttcttcttttggccgctACCAAGGAAAGTTTACATGGCTTTGATGGCACCCCAAAGAAAAACTTCACCCATGTCTATTTGTCTATGATAGGTCTGTTGaaaatggtgatccattttttagaatttcctagagttaTCAAACTGCAATCTAGAATTCCTTAGATGAAGTTTCAGATGATTAAAGATTGTGGCTGGATATTGTCCAACATGTAAGAAGCAAACAATCTCTGAACAAATAAGAGATATGATGGTGGCTGCAAGATGAAGCCTCCATGGACAGCATTCAATCCAAAATCCTATAAGGCAGTTGTACATAGTCGGTGGAAAAAAATAAACTCCATATCATGGAGCTCCTACACCAGCACTTCCTCCAACTATCgtaaaatgatcttttttagAAACCAGTGAAACTGTCTTTGTTCCATAAACCTTCTCAA
Protein-coding regions in this window:
- the LOC104443813 gene encoding L-type lectin-domain containing receptor kinase IX.2-like, with product MILLIVLAMKVVDWVRDRSEVARAPISTEESANHGGPQKFSYEELRMATNSFANDQKLGEGASGIVYKGHIGEARTPVAVKKIISGAHQGITDYISEVISMSQLSHENLVTLIGYCHEANILALVYEFVGGGNLYDHLFKRSSLLTWERRYNIALGLASALCYLHKKRPHCVIHRDIKSSNVMLNEAFIVKLGDFGLAKLGHHNREQRTTRVVGTPGYWDPEYHQTRKASKESDIYSFGVVLLEIVRGRRAVDLKRDPENLVVWVWEQYGPTKLLDAVDTRLGRNFDKKQAKALMIAGLWCAHPVARSRPSIETAMDVLNLKAEPPKLPRKMPAYFY